From one Parambassis ranga chromosome 5, fParRan2.1, whole genome shotgun sequence genomic stretch:
- the cntn3b gene encoding contactin-3: protein MMLPWKQIVLLSITGCLAACTEDVIFQGPRWRTEPSDLILPINSPDHQATLTCKAEGSSPPQYRWSLNGTLIDLGNDYRRHMSGGSLIISNLDKDQDTGVYQCTAFNTWGSILSRRASIQFAYLDNFKTQTVRSAVNVREGQGVVLLCGPPPHSGELTFAWIFNEYPYFVQQDSRRFISQETGSLYIAKVEPSDVGNYTCVVNNTVTREKILSSPTPLVLRSDGVMGEYEPKIEVHFPDSVPAAKESVVKLECFALGNPVPEISWRRTSGVPFPSKVKMKNSNAVLEIPNFQQEDAGTYECMAENRRGKNAARGRISFHAKPHWLQTIADTALSIEENLFWECKASGKPKPSYSWLKNGEQVMAEGRVQIENGALSIAALNLSDSGMYQCVAENKHGIIYSSAQLMVLASPPSFSKSPLRALVKARSGSEVTLECKPQASPPAISLWKKGNDILQRNERITLLPNGTLKIANVTKRDAASYTCMAKNQFGTASTTGRLLITEPTRITMRPTNMEIIVGESIVLPCQIARDPALDVSFSWAFNGQLIDFQRDGDHFERVGGTVSGDLMIRNIQLNHGGKYVCFIDTDVESLSTSAILVVKGPPGPPDKVAVDEITDSTAQLSWTPGRDNGSPITGYIIQARTPFTVGWQAVDTVPEVVNGNMLTATVVGLNAWVEYEFRVVARNAVGLGEPSPASAKTRTEDTIPDTAPTDVGGGGGTKSELVITWEPVPEELQNGEGFGYIIAFRPVGTVTWTRAVISTPGVARYVFRNDTIPPFSPFDVKVGAYNNRGEGPFSTIATVYSAEEVPSVAPKRVRARSVSAAQIEVIWEALPAIPERVLGYEVVYWEDDTKPDTIGKVRISGNYTLVNITGLKANTAYYLSVAAFNTAGPGPQSVPINSTTKKPPPDRAPLNIQWTMIGSTLTLHWDPVVAIETESKVTGYLVLLKRHRNNDINTILTTKTTAELSLSANDNYLIQIKAVSEGGEGVGSEPIHIHKLSMGARGSGASHLSPSCCSAVLVSTLLCYIW, encoded by the exons ATgatgttaccatggaaacaaatTGTTCTGCTGTCAATCACTGGATGCCTTGCAG CCTGCACAGAGGATGTCATATTTCAAGGGCCAAGATGGAGGACTGAGCCAAGTGACCTCATTTTACCCATCAACTCCCCAGACCACCAGGCAACCCTGACGTGCAAGGCAGAGGGGAGCTCTCCTCCGCAGTACAG ATGGTCACTAAACGGAACACTCATTGATCTGGGGAATGACTACCGGCGTCACATGTCTGGGGGCAGCCTGATCATTAGCAACCTGGACAAGGACCAAGACACTGGGGTGTACCAGTGCACGGCTTTCAACACGTGGGGGTCCATCCTGAGCCGCAGAGCCAGCATTCAGTTTGCAT ATCTCGATAACTTCAAAACTCAGACGGTGAGGAGTGCTGTCAATGTCCGCGAGGGCCAGGGAGTGGTTCTGTTATGTGGACCACCTCCACATTCTGGAG AGTTGACATTTGCATGGATCTTCAATGAATACCCATACTTTGTCCAACAAGACAGTCGCAGATTTATCTCTCAAGAGACCGGCAGCTTGTACATCGCTAAAGTGGAGCCCTCAGATGTGGGCAACTACACCTGTGTGGTTAACAACACTGTTACAAGGGAGAAGATTCTGAGCTCTCCAACACCACTGGTCCTCAGGAGTGACG GAGTAATGGGTGAATACGAACCCAAAATAGAAGTTCATTTTCCAGATTCAGTTCCAGCTGCGAAAGAATCAGTGGTGAAACTGGAATGCTTCGCTCTGGGAAA ccccGTCCCAGAAATAAGCTGGAGGAGAACCAGCGGCGTCCCTTTCCCCAGCAAAGTAAAAATGAAGAATTCAAACGCTGTCCTTGAAATCCCTAATTTCCAGCAGGAAGACGCGGGGACGTACGAATGTATGGCGGAGAATCGACGAGGCAAAAATGCTGCACGGGGTCGCATTTCATTCCATG CTAAACCTCACTGGCTGCAGACAATAGCGGACACAGCGCTGTCCATAGAGGAAAACCTCTTCTGGGAGTGTAAGGCCAGTGGAAAACCCAAACCTTCCTACAGCTGGCTAAAGAATGGGGAACAAGTGATGGCTGAG GGCCGGGTACAAATCGAAAACGGGGCCCTTTCTATAGCTGCATTAAACCTGTCAGATTCCGGGATGTATCAGTGTgtggctgaaaacaaacatggcattATTTATTCCAGTGCCCAGCTAATGGTGTTAG cttcacctcCTAGTTTCTCCAAAAGTCCGTTAAGGGCCCTGGTAAAAGCTCGCTCAGGCAGCGAAGTCACTCTTGAATGCAAGCCTCAGGCCTCGCCCCCAGCAATTAGCCTGTGGAAGAAAGGGAATGATATCCtgcagagaaatgaaag GATTACTCTGCTTCCAAATGGAACATTAAAGATCGCCAATGTAACCAAACGGGATGCAGCAAGCTACACATGCATGGCTAAGAACCAGTTTGGGACGGCAAGCACCACCGGGAGGCTTCTTATCACAG AACCCACCAGAATCACCATGAGGCCTACCAACATGGAGATTATTGTTGGCGAGAGCATCGTGTTACCCTGCCAGATTGCCCGCGATCCAGCTCTGGATGTCTCTTTCTCGTGGGCATTCAATGGCCAGCTCATCGACTTCCAGAGAGACGGCGATCATTTCGAAAGAGTGGGCGGG ACTGTATCAGGAGACCTGATGATTCGTAACATCCAGCTGAACCATGGTGGGaagtatgtgtgttttattgacaCTGATGTGGAGAGCCTGTCCACCTCTGCCATTTTGGTTGTCAAAG GTCCACCAGGTCCTCCGGACAAGGTAGCTGTAGATGAAATCACAGACAGCACAGCCCAGCTGTCCTGGACTCCCGGAAGGGACAACGGCAGCCCCATCACTGGCTATATCATCCAGGCTCGGACGCCTTTCACTGTAGGCTGGCAGGCTGTAGACACAG TGCCGGAGGTAGTTAATGGTAACATGCTGACAGCCACGGTGGTGGGGCTGAATGCCTGGGTGGAGTACGAGTTCAGGGTGGTGGCCCGCAATGCTGTAGGCCTTGGAGAGCCGAGCCCAGCTTCAGCCAAGACGAGGACAGAGGACACCA TTCCTGATACAGCTCCCACTGATGTCGGAGGTGGAGGCGGCACAAAGTCTGAATTAGTGATAACATGGGAG CCTGTgcctgaggaactgcagaatgGCGAGGGCTTTGGCTACATCATCGCCTTTAGGCCTGTGGGCACAGTCACGTGGACCAGAGCCGTCATCTCCACGCCAGGCGTGGCTCGTTACGTTTTCCGCAACGACACCATCCCGCCCTTCTCACCTTTTGACGTCAAAGTGGGCGCCTACAACAACCGAGGGGAGGGGCCTTTCAGCACTATCGCCACCGTGTACTCCGCAGAGGAAG TCCCAAGTGTGGCTCCTAAGAGGGTTAGGGCTAGAAGTGTGTCTGCAGCACAAATTGAAGTGATCTGGGAAGCTCTCCCTGCCATTCCTGAAAGAGTGCTTGGATACGAG GTTGTGTACTGGGAAGACGACACCAAGCCTGATACTATTGGCAAAGTGCGCATATCTGGAAACTACACGCTGGTCAACATCACCGGGCTGAAAGCGAACACAGCGTACTACCTCTCTGTGGCTGCTTTCAACACGGCTGGCCCTGGGCCGCAGTCGGTGCCCATCAACAGCACTACAAAGAAACCAC CTCCAGATCGGGCTCCGCTCAACATACAATGGACCATGATTGGCTCCACGCTCACGCTGCACTGGGACCCTGTGGTAGCCATTGAGACAGAGTCAAAGGTCACTGGGTATTTG GTGTTGCTGAAGAGACACCGCAACAACGACATCAACACTATTCTAACCACCAAGACCACGGCTGAGCTCAGCCTCTCAGCCAATGACAACTATCTCATTCAGATCAAAGCTGTGAGTGAGGGCGGCGAAGGTGTGGGCAGTGAACCTATCCACATCCATAAATTAA GCATGGGAGCACGGGGCTCTGGAGCAAGCCACCTCAGCCCGTCATGCTGCTCCGCGGTCCTCGTCAGCACACTGCTCTGCTACATCTGGTGA